A region from the Acidobacteriota bacterium genome encodes:
- a CDS encoding PQQ-binding-like beta-propeller repeat protein, producing MAGLGLIALTAALWAAGEDDEAWPQFRGPEGNGLAVTESESLPSDWNKEENVLWDVEVPGRGWSSPIVWGERIFLTSAISEGDFKEPSPGIYGNDYIAELRAQGLPMEEILRRVRERDNEIPEESKKVQWMLYCLDASDGSRLWSKQVHEGLPQGGRHRKNTYASETPVTDGERVYVYFGNVGLWAYSLEGEKLWEVHWEPGQIYLDFGTSASPVLHDGRVYILHDTQDGGFLAAVEAETGKVAWQVERTIEHPMIRSGWSTPFIWENSRRTEIVTLGTQVIISYDLKGNELWRMKGSSVVAAPTPIADGDLLFVGSGSPSENIRPLFAIRAGASGDITLQGEETSSEFVAWADPRGGSYITSPIAYKGRVFVLYDKGFFAAYDQKSGEQIYKARIGRGGNTFSASPWAYDGKIFCLSEGGKTFVIDAAADEFSILKENDLEEMSLATPAIAHESLFLRTNKRLYRLRDQ from the coding sequence GTGGCTGGACTTGGGCTGATCGCGCTGACCGCGGCGCTTTGGGCGGCCGGTGAGGACGACGAGGCGTGGCCGCAGTTCCGAGGGCCGGAAGGGAATGGGCTGGCGGTGACCGAGAGCGAGTCGCTGCCCTCGGATTGGAACAAGGAAGAGAACGTGCTCTGGGACGTCGAGGTGCCGGGACGCGGTTGGTCTTCTCCCATCGTCTGGGGCGAGCGGATTTTTCTCACCTCGGCCATCAGCGAGGGCGACTTCAAAGAGCCTTCTCCGGGCATCTACGGAAACGACTACATTGCCGAACTGAGGGCCCAGGGTCTGCCCATGGAAGAGATCCTGCGGCGAGTCCGCGAGCGCGACAACGAGATTCCGGAGGAATCCAAGAAGGTGCAGTGGATGCTCTACTGCCTGGACGCCTCCGACGGCAGCAGGCTGTGGAGCAAGCAGGTTCACGAGGGACTCCCCCAGGGCGGACGCCACCGCAAGAACACCTACGCCTCCGAGACCCCGGTCACCGACGGCGAACGCGTCTACGTCTACTTCGGCAACGTGGGGTTGTGGGCCTACAGTCTGGAAGGCGAGAAGCTGTGGGAGGTCCATTGGGAACCCGGGCAGATCTACCTCGACTTCGGCACTTCGGCATCGCCGGTGCTGCACGACGGCAGGGTCTACATTCTCCACGACACCCAGGACGGGGGATTCCTGGCGGCGGTGGAGGCCGAGACCGGCAAGGTGGCCTGGCAGGTCGAACGCACGATCGAGCATCCCATGATCCGCTCGGGATGGTCGACGCCTTTCATCTGGGAGAACAGCCGGCGCACCGAGATCGTGACGCTGGGGACGCAGGTGATCATCAGCTACGACCTGAAGGGCAATGAACTGTGGCGCATGAAAGGCAGCAGCGTGGTGGCCGCGCCCACCCCCATCGCCGACGGCGACCTGCTCTTCGTGGGCTCGGGTTCGCCCAGCGAGAACATCCGTCCGCTCTTCGCCATCCGGGCCGGGGCCTCGGGCGACATCACGCTCCAGGGTGAAGAGACCAGCAGCGAGTTCGTGGCCTGGGCCGACCCCCGCGGCGGATCCTACATCACCTCGCCCATCGCCTATAAGGGACGCGTCTTCGTCCTTTACGACAAGGGATTCTTCGCCGCCTACGACCAGAAGAGCGGAGAGCAGATCTACAAGGCCCGCATCGGACGCGGAGGCAACACCTTCTCGGCTTCCCCCTGGGCTTACGACGGCAAGATCTTTTGCCTCAGCGAGGGAGGGAAAACTTTCGTCATCGATGCCGCAGCCGATGAGTTCAGCATCCTGAAAGAGAATGACCTGGAAGAAATGAGCCTGGCGACTCCTGCCATTGCTCACGAGAGTCTCTTTTTGCGGACCAACAAGCGGCTTTACCGCTTGAGGGACCAGTAG
- a CDS encoding prolyl oligopeptidase family serine peptidase, which translates to MSLSRTLLLTVFLALAALAAGSALGAEEGTDAQTKRPLSHDDYDAWKRITGDSLSRDGQWVLYSEMPGEGDAELVVKDLESDTEYRHGIGYHARNDFGRSANPEAAFSADSKFVAFLIQPSMEEHKKAKKEKAKDDDKPTATLGLLRLSDGQVETVEKVKSFKMPEEAGGWVAYLMEKEKKKKDEDKDKDKEAEGEEKPEAESKAEPEEKKPEGEKQSEEETKAEEEGEEKKDHAAQRRKKKKEGTRLALRRLEDGSETTFEWATQYRFTDNGQWLMWTTASKKDYENDGLYAIRPGSDEPLALLTGEGNYKRWTMDEEQTRLAFVSDRDTNHWEEPVFKLYGWDLESSEAQLWVAHDTTPGFPEGMAVSDKEGLSFSRDGKLLLVGVAKADLDQEEEAEMEEEASGEEEGEPAEGDEDEEAEDEEEEAKFDLWHWNDPYPQPQQKRLASQYRNETWESVYDIESGSFLKIADEELADVEFADFGHRLFGSSNLPYRQLMAYEGFFRDLYVVDPRSGERSKVAEKVSSMGGLSPHGKYVAWYDDGDYFVRDLASGETRNLTADLGVAFHRLDWDRPNPPGPYGAAGWTDDDHSLLVYDQYDIWELMPDGSGARRITEGVGREKKIAFRYRRLDDDLDTIPLDQPLLLEGTNQDTISSGYFRDSVRGDSPPQELTFGEYNYSLPEKAEESDRLLFTRTSFDEYPDLWTATLDFDAPPRRITDLGSQMDAFKWGSAELRDFYSSDGQPLKGILIKPEDFDPAQEYPLMVYIYETLHPRLHSFRHPGPGTSINPSYYVSNGYVLWMPDIEYGTGYPGKDALKCVLPGIHMLLGEGWVDRDAIGIQGHSWGGYQIAYMITQTDIFAAAEAGAPVSNMTSAYGGIRWGSGMVRQFQYERTQSRLGDTLWDVPMRYINNSPLFFADRIDTPLLILHNDDDGAVPWYQGIELIMAMRRLGKEAYMFNYNKEDHGLRKRVNQEHWTRRMAEFFDHHLKGAPMPEWMEKGLPAWEKDEDK; encoded by the coding sequence ATGTCTCTCTCACGCACACTTCTCCTTACCGTCTTTCTGGCCTTGGCGGCCCTGGCCGCAGGTTCGGCGCTGGGGGCCGAGGAAGGAACCGACGCCCAAACCAAACGCCCCCTCAGCCACGACGACTACGACGCCTGGAAGCGCATCACCGGCGATAGCCTGTCGCGCGACGGGCAGTGGGTCCTCTACAGCGAAATGCCGGGCGAAGGCGACGCCGAACTGGTGGTCAAAGACCTCGAGAGCGACACCGAGTACCGCCATGGCATCGGCTATCACGCCCGCAACGACTTCGGCCGCAGCGCCAATCCTGAGGCCGCCTTCAGCGCCGATTCCAAGTTCGTGGCCTTCCTCATCCAGCCCTCCATGGAGGAGCACAAGAAGGCCAAGAAAGAAAAGGCCAAGGACGACGACAAGCCCACCGCCACCCTGGGACTGCTCAGACTCAGCGACGGCCAGGTGGAGACGGTGGAGAAGGTCAAGAGCTTCAAAATGCCGGAAGAAGCCGGCGGCTGGGTCGCCTACCTGATGGAGAAAGAAAAAAAGAAAAAAGACGAGGATAAAGACAAGGACAAAGAAGCGGAAGGCGAGGAGAAGCCCGAAGCGGAGTCCAAAGCCGAACCCGAAGAGAAGAAGCCCGAGGGCGAGAAGCAATCCGAAGAAGAGACGAAAGCCGAAGAAGAGGGCGAAGAGAAGAAGGATCACGCCGCCCAACGGCGCAAGAAAAAGAAAGAGGGCACCCGCCTGGCGCTGCGCCGGCTCGAGGACGGCAGCGAAACGACCTTCGAGTGGGCCACCCAGTACCGGTTCACCGACAACGGCCAGTGGCTGATGTGGACCACCGCCAGCAAGAAGGACTACGAGAACGACGGCCTCTACGCCATCCGTCCCGGCAGCGATGAGCCGCTGGCCCTGCTGACCGGCGAAGGCAACTACAAGCGCTGGACCATGGATGAAGAACAGACCCGCCTGGCCTTCGTCTCTGACCGCGACACCAACCACTGGGAAGAGCCCGTCTTCAAACTCTACGGCTGGGATCTGGAATCGTCTGAAGCCCAGCTCTGGGTGGCTCACGACACCACTCCCGGTTTTCCCGAAGGCATGGCGGTCAGCGACAAGGAAGGCCTTTCCTTCAGCCGCGACGGTAAGCTGCTTCTTGTAGGCGTCGCCAAAGCCGATCTGGATCAGGAGGAGGAAGCCGAGATGGAGGAGGAAGCGTCCGGCGAAGAAGAGGGCGAGCCGGCCGAAGGTGACGAGGACGAGGAGGCCGAAGACGAGGAAGAAGAGGCCAAATTCGATCTCTGGCACTGGAACGATCCCTATCCTCAGCCCCAGCAGAAGCGGCTGGCCTCCCAATACCGCAACGAGACCTGGGAATCGGTCTACGACATCGAGAGCGGAAGCTTCCTCAAGATTGCCGACGAGGAACTCGCCGACGTCGAATTCGCCGATTTCGGACACCGGCTCTTCGGCAGCAGCAACCTTCCCTATCGCCAACTGATGGCCTATGAAGGCTTCTTCCGCGATCTCTACGTGGTCGATCCCCGCAGCGGAGAGCGCAGCAAGGTGGCCGAGAAAGTTTCCTCCATGGGCGGGCTGTCGCCCCACGGCAAGTACGTGGCCTGGTATGACGACGGCGATTACTTCGTCCGCGACCTGGCCTCGGGAGAAACCCGCAACCTGACCGCCGACCTGGGGGTGGCTTTTCACCGGTTGGACTGGGACCGCCCCAATCCGCCCGGTCCCTACGGAGCGGCCGGATGGACCGACGACGACCACTCCCTGCTGGTCTACGACCAGTACGACATCTGGGAACTGATGCCGGACGGAAGCGGCGCCCGCCGCATCACCGAAGGCGTGGGGCGGGAGAAGAAGATCGCCTTCCGCTACCGTCGGTTGGACGACGACCTTGACACCATTCCCCTCGATCAACCCCTGCTGCTCGAGGGCACCAACCAGGACACCATCTCCAGCGGATACTTCCGCGACAGCGTCAGAGGCGACTCGCCGCCTCAGGAGCTGACCTTCGGCGAGTACAACTACTCCCTCCCCGAGAAGGCCGAAGAGAGCGACCGCCTGCTTTTCACCCGCACCTCCTTCGACGAGTATCCCGACCTGTGGACGGCCACCCTCGATTTCGACGCCCCGCCCCGCCGCATCACTGATCTGGGCTCCCAGATGGACGCCTTCAAATGGGGAAGCGCCGAACTGCGCGACTTCTACTCCTCGGACGGCCAGCCGCTCAAGGGCATCCTCATCAAGCCCGAGGACTTCGATCCCGCCCAGGAGTACCCGCTCATGGTCTACATTTACGAGACCCTGCACCCGCGGCTGCACTCCTTCCGCCATCCCGGTCCCGGCACCTCCATCAATCCCTCCTACTACGTCAGCAACGGCTATGTGCTGTGGATGCCGGATATCGAGTACGGCACCGGATACCCGGGCAAGGACGCCCTCAAGTGCGTGCTCCCGGGCATCCATATGCTGCTGGGGGAGGGCTGGGTCGACCGCGATGCCATCGGCATTCAGGGGCACTCCTGGGGCGGATACCAAATCGCCTACATGATCACCCAGACCGATATCTTCGCGGCCGCCGAGGCGGGAGCGCCGGTGTCCAACATGACCAGCGCCTACGGCGGCATCCGCTGGGGATCGGGCATGGTGCGTCAGTTCCAGTACGAGCGCACCCAGAGCCGCCTGGGAGACACCTTGTGGGACGTCCCCATGCGCTACATCAACAACTCGCCTCTGTTCTTCGCCGACCGCATCGACACCCCCCTGCTCATCCTGCATAACGACGACGACGGGGCGGTGCCCTGGTACCAGGGCATCGAGCTGATCATGGCCATGCGCCGGCTGGGCAAAGAAGCCTACATGTTCAACTACAACAAGGAAGATCACGGCCTGCGCAAACGCGTCAACCAAGAGCACTGGACGCGCCGCATGGCCGAGTTCTTCGACCACCACCTGAAAGGCGCCCCCATGCCCGAGTGGATGGAGAAGGGCCTGCCGGCCTGGGAGAAGGACGAGGACAAGTGA
- a CDS encoding holo-ACP synthase, with protein sequence MIIGIGVDIVEVERMRKAMANSAPLREKVFTENEIRYCGERKTQNQNFAGRFAAKEAVLKALGTGWSVGIRWTDVETLPDDRGKPQIVLHGKAKEIYQASGANSAHVTITHSEHNAVAVVILERRD encoded by the coding sequence ATGATCATCGGAATCGGAGTCGACATCGTTGAAGTCGAGCGCATGCGCAAAGCTATGGCCAACAGCGCTCCTCTCAGGGAAAAAGTCTTCACTGAGAACGAGATCCGCTACTGCGGCGAGCGCAAGACCCAGAATCAGAACTTCGCCGGACGCTTCGCCGCCAAGGAAGCCGTCCTCAAGGCGCTGGGGACGGGCTGGAGCGTGGGCATCCGCTGGACCGACGTCGAAACTCTTCCCGACGACCGCGGCAAGCCCCAAATCGTCCTCCACGGCAAAGCCAAGGAGATCTACCAGGCCTCGGGCGCCAACTCCGCTCACGTCACCATCACCCACTCCGAACACAACGCTGTAGCCGTCGTCATCCTGGAACGGCGGGACTAG
- a CDS encoding polyphenol oxidase family protein, which yields MFRQRVSRGVPFHVFSELEAIAGLVHAFSTRHSDAPHEDAERPARVAGEKSSLWKALGIEAPAGVRCIHSARIVEAAECHPGKRADGILTAPGQVAAVRTADCLGVIIVDPRRRRCAVLHAGWRGTLGRIAARGAERLRQATGSHPSGFTAALGPSIRACCYEVGGEVREAFAGQGHPVERIFTGRRLDLVECNRLQLRQAGVGTILDSRQCTSCRPDLYYSWRRNRDASRLVTVAGFLEGGG from the coding sequence ATGTTCAGGCAGAGGGTCAGCCGAGGTGTTCCGTTTCACGTTTTCTCCGAGCTGGAGGCGATAGCCGGACTGGTGCATGCGTTTTCCACCCGTCATAGCGACGCCCCTCATGAAGATGCAGAGCGCCCCGCCCGAGTCGCAGGTGAAAAGTCCTCCTTGTGGAAAGCGTTGGGGATCGAGGCTCCGGCGGGAGTCCGCTGCATTCACTCCGCCCGTATTGTAGAAGCCGCCGAGTGCCACCCGGGAAAGCGGGCCGATGGCATCCTGACCGCTCCGGGACAGGTGGCCGCCGTCCGCACGGCGGACTGCCTGGGAGTGATCATCGTCGATCCGCGGAGGCGCCGTTGCGCGGTGCTGCACGCCGGCTGGCGGGGTACGCTGGGTCGCATCGCGGCTCGAGGAGCCGAGCGGCTCAGGCAGGCTACCGGCAGCCATCCCTCGGGATTCACGGCCGCCCTCGGCCCCTCCATCAGGGCCTGCTGCTACGAAGTCGGCGGTGAAGTGCGTGAAGCCTTCGCCGGCCAGGGCCATCCGGTGGAGCGCATCTTCACGGGACGCCGCCTCGACCTGGTGGAATGCAACCGCCTGCAACTGCGCCAGGCGGGCGTCGGCACCATCCTGGACAGCCGGCAGTGCACGTCCTGCCGTCCCGACCTCTACTACTCCTGGCGCCGCAACCGCGATGCCAGCCGCCTGGTTACCGTGGCCGGTTTTCTTGAGGGTGGCGGGTAG
- a CDS encoding ABC transporter permease has protein sequence MVSAEKRYRKLLKILPKRFRQEAQRELLEVFRAEYAASRNAGGNALPSLIRSLRLWTRLLLDLLLTAVAVQSQMLLERLGARSRPSSSTWRQSTAMSRIFQDFRYALRALGRTPAFTAVAILTLALGIGANAAVFSVVHELFFKTPAHLHEPERLVRIVRTQRGEVRTSLSYPDFAHYRDHCEAFESLTGFDSSGLALTVGFGDEFFPAQGMMVSREYFQVLGARPQAGRWFLPEEGQTPGTHPVAVISHSLFQRLLGGRPEALPASLTLNGHPFTAVGAAPAGFAGASPLEPPPDLWVPLMMQPLLAPAGGDWTLQRVPHHSWNWLNVIGRLKDGVTAQAAQANLDAMAAYLAENYPDWNEEMGARLFESYRYIPGTHDSIVSLSRLMAAAVGLLLLIACVNIAVLLLARSSARTRDVGIRLALGAGRWRVLRLSLTESLLLALGGGLLGVLIADLASGLTRTLLPYPIPSFSGPGLTVLGASMALAAATALAAGLAPALQTSRLDPFSTLRGQQGLDSRGRLRQGLVVAQVALSLVLVCSAVLLARSLYAARSVDLGFESADRLLLQVNLRFHGYSPQQGRAFVDQVLERLNRHPAVKAATATVMVPFRGVWTEDVVPQDPRRQESPGNSGKLSADPMAPGTNAVAYRYFETMGIAVRGRSFTARDTPESPAVVIVNEAFAKHVWPDAEALGQSLYYERNEPPATVVGVARNARYYSLQGETQHQVYWPLSQRYQPSFSLLLHTGPLSAQLVQDLRRRVLEVDPSLALQQVSTLQEVVDNETAQYRTSAAAVTLFAVLALTLAAVGLYGVESYLVSQRRREIGVRMALGAGRGRIQRAVLFSAARQTALGLLLGLPAAILAALYLRTHLFGPPAHDFLTWLGVPLLLLAVALLAASLPAHRASRINPLTTLRAD, from the coding sequence ATGGTAAGTGCCGAAAAGCGATATCGAAAGCTGCTCAAGATCCTCCCCAAGCGCTTCCGCCAGGAAGCCCAAAGGGAGTTGCTGGAGGTCTTCCGCGCCGAGTACGCCGCCAGCCGCAACGCGGGCGGAAACGCCCTTCCGTCCTTGATCCGCAGCCTCCGATTGTGGACGCGCCTTCTCCTCGACCTCTTGCTGACGGCCGTGGCCGTCCAATCGCAGATGCTGCTGGAAAGGCTGGGCGCCCGATCTCGACCGTCCAGCAGCACATGGAGGCAGAGCACCGCCATGAGCCGTATCTTCCAAGACTTCCGCTATGCCCTGCGCGCCCTGGGGCGCACTCCGGCATTCACCGCCGTCGCCATCCTCACTCTGGCCCTGGGCATCGGAGCCAATGCGGCGGTTTTTTCAGTGGTGCATGAGCTTTTCTTCAAAACGCCGGCCCACCTGCACGAGCCGGAGCGGCTGGTGCGGATCGTACGCACCCAGCGAGGCGAGGTGCGGACGTCTCTCTCCTACCCCGACTTCGCCCATTACCGCGATCACTGCGAGGCCTTTGAGTCGCTGACGGGATTCGATTCCTCGGGACTGGCGCTGACGGTGGGCTTCGGGGATGAGTTCTTTCCGGCTCAGGGGATGATGGTCTCGCGAGAGTACTTTCAGGTGCTGGGAGCGCGTCCGCAGGCCGGGCGCTGGTTCCTGCCTGAAGAGGGGCAGACCCCGGGAACGCATCCCGTGGCGGTCATTTCCCACAGCCTCTTCCAGCGCTTGTTGGGAGGACGCCCCGAAGCCTTGCCGGCCTCATTGACGCTCAACGGACATCCCTTCACGGCAGTAGGCGCGGCTCCTGCCGGCTTTGCAGGAGCCAGTCCCCTGGAACCCCCTCCCGACCTGTGGGTTCCCCTCATGATGCAACCCCTTCTGGCTCCGGCAGGCGGCGATTGGACGCTGCAGCGAGTCCCCCATCATTCCTGGAACTGGCTTAACGTGATCGGGCGCCTCAAGGACGGCGTCACGGCCCAGGCGGCTCAGGCAAACCTGGATGCCATGGCGGCTTATCTGGCCGAGAACTACCCCGATTGGAACGAGGAGATGGGGGCGCGCCTGTTCGAGTCCTACCGCTACATCCCCGGCACCCACGACTCGATCGTCTCGCTTTCGCGCCTGATGGCCGCGGCCGTGGGGCTGCTGCTGCTTATCGCCTGCGTCAACATTGCCGTACTGCTGCTGGCCCGCTCCTCCGCGCGCACCCGCGATGTGGGCATCCGCCTGGCTCTGGGAGCAGGGCGCTGGAGAGTCCTGCGCCTCTCGCTCACGGAAAGCCTGCTGCTGGCTTTGGGAGGAGGACTTTTGGGCGTCCTCATCGCCGATTTGGCTTCGGGCCTCACCCGGACCTTGCTGCCTTACCCCATCCCGTCCTTCAGCGGACCTGGCTTGACCGTGCTGGGCGCCTCGATGGCGCTGGCCGCGGCCACTGCACTGGCCGCCGGATTGGCTCCGGCCCTGCAAACCTCGCGTCTGGACCCCTTTTCCACCCTGCGCGGACAGCAGGGATTAGACAGCCGAGGACGCCTGCGCCAGGGACTGGTGGTCGCTCAGGTGGCGCTCTCGCTGGTGCTGGTCTGCTCGGCGGTGCTGCTGGCGCGCTCTCTCTACGCCGCCCGCAGCGTCGATTTGGGATTCGAGAGCGCCGACCGCCTCCTGCTGCAGGTCAACCTGCGCTTTCACGGCTACAGTCCGCAGCAGGGCCGCGCCTTCGTCGATCAAGTCTTGGAACGGCTCAATCGGCATCCCGCCGTCAAAGCGGCCACGGCCACCGTGATGGTGCCCTTCAGAGGCGTATGGACCGAGGACGTGGTGCCCCAGGATCCGCGCCGCCAAGAATCACCGGGGAACAGCGGGAAGCTCTCAGCCGACCCCATGGCCCCCGGCACCAACGCAGTGGCGTACCGATACTTCGAGACGATGGGCATCGCGGTAAGGGGACGCTCTTTCACCGCCCGCGACACTCCTGAGAGCCCGGCGGTCGTGATCGTCAACGAAGCTTTCGCCAAGCACGTATGGCCGGACGCTGAGGCCCTGGGGCAGAGCCTCTACTACGAGCGCAACGAACCTCCCGCCACCGTCGTCGGGGTGGCCCGTAACGCCCGCTACTACAGCCTGCAAGGCGAAACTCAACATCAGGTCTACTGGCCTTTGTCGCAGCGCTACCAGCCCTCTTTCAGCCTGCTGCTGCACACGGGCCCGCTCTCGGCACAACTGGTCCAAGACCTGCGCCGCCGCGTGCTTGAAGTGGACCCGTCGCTGGCCCTGCAGCAGGTTTCGACCTTGCAGGAGGTGGTCGACAACGAAACCGCCCAATACCGAACTTCGGCCGCCGCCGTGACCCTCTTTGCCGTGTTGGCCCTGACCCTGGCTGCCGTCGGACTCTACGGCGTGGAGTCTTACCTGGTTTCGCAGCGCCGACGCGAAATCGGCGTGCGCATGGCCCTGGGCGCCGGACGCGGACGCATCCAGCGGGCCGTCCTCTTCTCGGCTGCCCGCCAGACCGCCCTGGGCCTCCTCCTCGGCCTCCCCGCCGCCATTCTGGCCGCCCTCTACCTGCGCACCCACCTCTTCGGCCCCCCGGCCCACGACTTCCTCACCTGGCTAGGCGTCCCCCTGCTCCTCCTCGCCGTCGCCCTCCTGGCCGCCTCCCTCCCCGCCCACCGGGCCTCCCGCATCAATCCCCTCACCACCCTGCGCGCGGATTAG
- the ribD gene encoding bifunctional diaminohydroxyphosphoribosylaminopyrimidine deaminase/5-amino-6-(5-phosphoribosylamino)uracil reductase RibD, whose translation MSKRPDPQRKHMRRALRLARRGIGRTSPNPMVGAVAVKDGKVVGEGYHLFEKQHHAEVQALRQAGEQARGADLYVTLEPCCHQGRTPPCSDLIIEKGVARVYAAVADPNPLVGGRGIQRLREAGVEVHLGPLSEEAAKLNETFFKAVRSGLPFVILKLAMTLDGRIATGSGDSRWITGEKARDYTHFLRYAADGILVGSRTVTDDDPSLDVRWRRRNRITKCLLDTRLATPPQARLFQSGDPVLLFHAEDVQPTASYPPHVRCLPVPRSPQGLDWQAILAEAGRRGLQSLLVEGGGLVAASLLKLDLADKLLLFYGPQILGGDARPGIGPMNVNRMAESYRLKKIRTRRLGQDLLLEGYPLSR comes from the coding sequence ATGTCGAAGCGACCTGATCCTCAGCGAAAGCACATGCGCCGGGCCCTGCGGCTGGCCCGCCGGGGCATTGGACGCACCAGCCCCAATCCCATGGTGGGCGCCGTGGCGGTCAAGGACGGCAAGGTGGTGGGGGAGGGATATCACCTCTTCGAGAAGCAGCACCACGCCGAGGTGCAGGCCTTGCGCCAGGCCGGCGAGCAGGCCCGCGGCGCCGACCTCTACGTGACGCTGGAGCCTTGCTGCCACCAGGGACGCACGCCTCCCTGCAGCGACTTGATCATCGAAAAAGGAGTGGCCCGCGTCTATGCCGCCGTCGCCGACCCCAATCCGCTGGTGGGCGGACGGGGCATTCAGCGGCTGCGGGAGGCGGGAGTCGAGGTTCACCTGGGGCCCCTTTCCGAGGAGGCGGCCAAGCTCAACGAGACCTTCTTCAAGGCCGTCCGCAGCGGACTCCCCTTCGTCATCCTCAAGCTGGCCATGACCCTGGACGGACGCATCGCCACCGGCAGCGGCGACTCGCGCTGGATCACGGGAGAGAAAGCCCGCGACTACACCCACTTCCTGCGCTACGCGGCGGACGGCATTCTGGTCGGATCGCGCACGGTCACCGACGACGATCCTTCGCTGGACGTGCGCTGGCGGCGGCGCAACCGCATCACCAAGTGCCTGCTCGACACCCGCCTGGCGACGCCGCCGCAAGCCCGCCTCTTCCAGTCCGGCGACCCGGTGCTGCTCTTTCATGCCGAAGACGTGCAGCCCACAGCCTCCTATCCCCCCCACGTACGCTGCCTGCCCGTCCCCCGCTCCCCTCAGGGTCTGGACTGGCAGGCCATCCTGGCCGAAGCCGGCCGCCGCGGACTGCAGAGCCTGCTGGTGGAAGGAGGAGGACTGGTGGCCGCTTCGCTGCTCAAACTCGACCTGGCCGACAAACTGCTTCTTTTCTACGGTCCGCAGATCCTGGGAGGGGACGCCCGGCCGGGCATCGGTCCCATGAACGTCAACCGAATGGCCGAGTCCTATCGTCTCAAGAAGATACGGACGCGACGCCTGGGCCAAGACCTTCTGCTGGAAGGTTACCCGCTGTCACGCTAA
- a CDS encoding PadR family transcriptional regulator: protein MSSDKSVEEFLPLRPLIFAILLGLGQGERHGYAIMQDANERLSHRAIVGPGTLYRTLKELREQGLIEPCASPSGKDARRQYYGITDLGRRVAREEARRMSDLVEQARVERLLQP from the coding sequence ATGTCGTCGGACAAATCGGTTGAAGAGTTCCTTCCCCTGCGGCCCCTGATATTCGCCATTCTGCTGGGGCTGGGCCAGGGCGAACGGCACGGCTATGCCATCATGCAGGACGCCAATGAGCGGCTCAGTCACCGCGCCATCGTCGGCCCGGGGACCCTTTACCGCACCCTCAAGGAGTTGCGGGAACAAGGCCTGATCGAGCCTTGCGCCTCTCCCTCGGGCAAGGATGCCCGGCGCCAGTACTACGGCATCACCGACCTGGGCCGCCGGGTCGCCCGAGAGGAGGCCCGCCGCATGTCGGATTTGGTCGAGCAAGCCCGTGTCGAGCGCCTCTTGCAGCCCTAG